In a single window of the Candidatus Cloacimonadota bacterium genome:
- the rsmA gene encoding 16S rRNA (adenine(1518)-N(6)/adenine(1519)-N(6))-dimethyltransferase RsmA, with protein sequence MRQKKSLGQNFLIDKNIAKKIVRSAKISKTDIVWEIGVGKGILTNEILKNCRKLVAFEIDKNWVEYLKTKIDPDYVGTKLEIIHSDILKANFNEFAEPKKIKIIANLPYQITSPFIFKVLEHREMFSLITIMIQREVAERIVSNAGGREYGRISVKTQLFFDLSKLFHVPPHLFKPQPKVVSTVIQMKPKAGKLEVENQNLLFAIIDKSFQQRRKMLRSSLKNFIKDCSINSIEFDLTKRPEQLTTADFIELANEVDRCCFNHQNNAVK encoded by the coding sequence ATGCGACAAAAAAAATCTCTAGGGCAAAATTTTTTGATCGATAAGAATATTGCTAAGAAAATCGTCCGTTCGGCAAAAATCTCCAAAACAGATATTGTTTGGGAAATTGGCGTGGGAAAGGGGATTCTAACGAATGAAATTTTGAAAAATTGCCGGAAATTAGTAGCATTTGAGATAGATAAAAATTGGGTTGAATATTTAAAAACAAAAATTGATCCGGATTATGTGGGAACAAAATTAGAAATTATCCATTCCGACATCCTAAAAGCGAATTTCAATGAATTTGCTGAACCAAAGAAAATAAAAATTATCGCAAATCTTCCGTATCAGATTACTTCTCCCTTTATTTTTAAAGTTCTGGAACACAGAGAAATGTTTTCATTAATAACGATTATGATTCAGCGTGAAGTGGCGGAACGAATCGTTTCTAATGCAGGAGGCAGGGAATACGGCAGAATTTCCGTGAAAACTCAATTGTTTTTCGATTTATCAAAGTTGTTCCATGTCCCACCACATTTGTTTAAACCTCAACCAAAGGTCGTTTCCACCGTTATTCAAATGAAACCAAAAGCGGGAAAATTGGAGGTTGAAAATCAGAATCTTCTATTTGCGATAATTGATAAATCCTTTCAGCAAAGACGAAAAATGCTACGTTCGAGTTTGAAGAATTTTATTAAAGATTGTTCAATAAATTCAATCGAGTTTGATCTGACTAAACGTCCGGAACAATTAACCACAGCGGATTTTATTGAATTAGCCAATGAGGTTGATCGCTGTTGTTTTAATCATCAAAACAATGCTGTTAAGTGA
- the leuS gene encoding leucine--tRNA ligase, producing MEYPFQIIEKKWQDFWEQKRLFYVDNEFSKEKPKFYLLSMFPYPSGVLHMGHMSNYSIADAVARFKMMKGFQVLQPMGYDSFGMPAENYAIKHNSHPKITTHENIDKMRKQFKSVGFGYDWDREIVTCDPEYYRWNQWFFLKMYEKGLVYRKSSYVNWCPECQTVLANEQAENGVCWRCDSQVEQKEIEQWFIKITDYAEELLDHSKLGGWPHRVITMQKNWIGRSSGTEMFFKLALNKTEMMEDDQITIPVFTTRPDTIFGCTYLVLAAEHPLVTKIIEESSDKTNLKKFTDKIINEDKLLRTAEDTEKVGMFTGKYAINPVNDQKIPIWIANYVVMDYGTGAVMCVPAHDQRDFEFAQKYDLPIKIVIQNPDKNLVLSEMEKAYLDDGILVDSKQFTGMKNREAIKEITNWMYSQGTGKKTVHYRLRDWGISRQRYWGTPIPMIYCEKCGIIPVPEKDLPVKLPDDIQIKRSTNNPLLSHSEFMNTTCPKCGGVARRESDTMDTFFDSSWYYARFCDPKNTQKPFDEAIADHWLPVDQYIGGIEHACMHLLYARFFHKFMRDIGLVTTDEPFKNLLTQGMVTKDGAKMSKSKDNTVDPQTYIDRYGSDTIRVFMLFASPPEKDVEWNDEGVKGAFRFLNRIWILISQKQDFILNLPKGYSADGDISAQAKKLRYSTHFTIQKVTEDIEGKMQFNTAIAAIMEHLNNITKFNLENNISEIDKAIYREAIDVLPKLISPFAPHLSEEIWYLLGNEPSILDSDWISYNPKYLIKDEITYVIQINGKLRSKIIVDVEMPSAEVQIKALADEKVQKYIKGKEIKKVIVVPKKLVSFVVK from the coding sequence ATGGAATACCCTTTTCAAATTATAGAAAAAAAGTGGCAAGATTTTTGGGAGCAAAAACGCCTTTTTTATGTAGATAATGAATTCTCGAAAGAGAAACCGAAATTTTATTTACTCTCAATGTTCCCATATCCTTCCGGAGTTTTGCACATGGGGCATATGTCAAATTACTCGATTGCAGATGCAGTAGCAAGATTTAAGATGATGAAAGGCTTTCAGGTTTTGCAACCGATGGGTTACGATAGTTTTGGAATGCCTGCTGAAAATTATGCGATCAAGCATAATTCTCATCCCAAAATCACTACTCACGAGAATATTGATAAAATGCGGAAGCAATTCAAATCCGTTGGTTTTGGGTATGATTGGGATCGGGAAATTGTAACTTGCGATCCGGAATATTACAGATGGAATCAGTGGTTTTTTCTTAAAATGTATGAAAAGGGTTTGGTTTATCGAAAATCTTCTTATGTGAATTGGTGCCCTGAATGCCAGACCGTTCTCGCAAATGAACAAGCGGAAAATGGAGTTTGCTGGAGATGCGATTCGCAGGTGGAACAAAAGGAAATTGAGCAATGGTTTATAAAAATTACAGATTATGCAGAAGAACTGCTTGATCATTCAAAACTTGGTGGCTGGCCCCACCGCGTGATAACCATGCAAAAAAATTGGATCGGTAGAAGTAGCGGAACTGAGATGTTCTTCAAACTTGCCTTGAACAAAACCGAAATGATGGAAGATGACCAAATAACCATTCCGGTTTTTACAACTCGTCCCGATACGATATTTGGCTGTACTTATCTCGTGCTTGCAGCCGAACACCCCCTCGTTACGAAAATAATTGAGGAAAGTTCTGATAAAACAAATCTTAAAAAATTCACAGATAAAATTATTAACGAAGATAAATTACTGCGAACCGCTGAGGACACTGAAAAAGTGGGCATGTTTACCGGAAAATATGCAATCAATCCGGTTAATGACCAAAAAATTCCGATCTGGATAGCAAACTATGTGGTGATGGATTACGGAACCGGAGCGGTGATGTGCGTGCCGGCACATGATCAGCGGGATTTCGAATTTGCCCAAAAATATGATTTGCCTATAAAAATCGTTATTCAAAATCCTGATAAAAATCTTGTATTGAGTGAAATGGAGAAGGCTTATCTTGATGACGGAATATTGGTTGACTCCAAACAATTTACCGGTATGAAAAACAGGGAGGCAATCAAAGAAATCACGAATTGGATGTATTCTCAGGGAACCGGTAAAAAAACGGTTCATTATCGTTTGCGCGATTGGGGAATTTCCAGACAGCGTTATTGGGGAACTCCCATTCCCATGATTTATTGTGAAAAGTGCGGAATTATTCCTGTTCCTGAAAAAGATTTGCCGGTGAAACTACCCGATGACATTCAAATTAAAAGATCTACGAACAATCCCCTCCTCTCGCATTCTGAATTTATGAATACTACCTGCCCGAAATGTGGTGGAGTTGCAAGGCGAGAAAGCGATACGATGGACACTTTCTTTGATTCATCCTGGTATTACGCCCGATTTTGCGATCCCAAAAACACCCAAAAACCTTTTGATGAAGCAATTGCTGATCACTGGCTTCCGGTTGATCAATATATAGGCGGAATTGAACATGCGTGCATGCATTTGCTTTATGCCCGTTTCTTCCACAAATTTATGCGAGATATCGGTTTGGTTACAACGGATGAGCCATTTAAAAATCTGCTTACTCAGGGAATGGTAACAAAAGACGGTGCGAAAATGTCCAAATCAAAGGACAATACTGTTGACCCTCAAACTTACATTGATCGTTATGGTTCGGACACAATTCGTGTTTTCATGCTTTTTGCATCTCCCCCTGAAAAGGATGTGGAATGGAATGACGAAGGTGTGAAAGGTGCTTTCCGCTTTCTGAACCGTATTTGGATATTGATTTCACAAAAGCAGGATTTTATCCTAAATCTTCCAAAAGGATATTCCGCTGATGGTGATATTTCTGCTCAAGCGAAAAAGTTGCGATACAGCACTCATTTCACGATACAAAAAGTTACAGAAGACATCGAAGGAAAAATGCAATTCAATACGGCAATTGCAGCAATTATGGAGCATTTGAATAATATCACAAAATTCAATCTCGAAAACAATATAAGCGAAATAGACAAAGCAATTTATCGTGAAGCGATTGATGTACTTCCAAAATTGATCTCTCCTTTTGCTCCCCATCTCTCTGAAGAAATTTGGTATCTCCTTGGCAATGAGCCCTCCATACTGGATAGCGATTGGATTTCTTATAATCCAAAATATCTAATAAAAGATGAAATAACTTACGTCATCCAAATCAATGGGAAATTGCGAAGTAAGATAATTGTTGATGTAGAAATGCCTTCCGCTGAAGTTCAAATTAAAGCTCTTGCTGATGAAAAAGTGCAGAAATACATCAAAGGGAAAGAAATAAAAAAGGTAATTGTTGTTCCCAAAAAATTAGTCAGTTTTGTGGTAAAATAA
- a CDS encoding polysaccharide biosynthesis tyrosine autokinase has translation MEQNSYLDQQEQEVNLKDYYRIIKRHFKLIFLMFIVVLAATIFYTIKADRIYESTGKVLLEMNKQGADLFMSMSSFGGRNELNNQMQVIQSRPIISSAIEKLKRNPQAANFPILTAENPVDALTEAIDVSAEREVDIFKITYKSTNPLETQAAVNAIIGSYQEENLTYSRAELTSVREFLEKQLDKTSKRLSVSEEDLRNYKILHKTFALSEETKEMITNMGEFEGQLQAAKTEFQVAKNRLDFQKSNLAKIDSTLGGELLSISSPLLEQLRTKLIENESKLSVFLTKEGYTSSHPKLKLLKTENNNIRNKMKFEMDQILKLDKETYNPLERREQLLTSIVLDKVTYESTMAKVKALQSTVEEYQTRMSALPDAEIELARLERSKTINETIYSMLISKYEEAKIAEEGKLSNIRIIQSALLPKNPVSPKVKMNILIGIILGLGLGAGLAFLLENLNTKISTLSDVERFVKLSVLGTIPNIPVDDEQVVSLKERIAKITDDEDERKRLTKKESEIAARLITHTNPKSPIAESYRTFRTNLVSRPGFESAKTFLITSSGPKEGKSTSSSNLAITLAQMNSKTVIVDCDMRRPMQHNLHFLEKENGLSKYLQSETCQLSEIIKHTDAENLDIITSGHVPTNPSELLASPRMDELLDELKKEYDYVLLDSPPIIAVTDALILAKKVDALVLVLRVDITDKDIIEQSKKLLDNVGVKAAGVLVNGIQVKSYYSGYKYYYYYYYYYYYSDDGKTKKKRHHNKRQLFKKMLSKN, from the coding sequence ATGGAACAAAATTCCTATCTTGACCAGCAAGAACAAGAAGTAAATCTCAAAGATTATTATCGAATAATAAAGCGACATTTCAAATTAATTTTTCTCATGTTCATAGTTGTGCTTGCTGCTACTATTTTTTATACAATTAAAGCCGACAGAATCTATGAAAGTACCGGAAAAGTTTTATTAGAAATGAACAAACAAGGGGCTGACCTTTTCATGTCAATGTCATCTTTTGGTGGCAGAAATGAATTGAACAATCAGATGCAGGTAATTCAGAGCAGACCGATTATTAGCTCTGCCATAGAAAAACTTAAGAGAAACCCGCAAGCAGCCAATTTTCCGATTCTGACTGCAGAAAATCCCGTAGATGCCTTAACAGAAGCTATTGACGTTTCTGCTGAACGTGAAGTTGATATTTTCAAAATTACTTATAAATCTACAAATCCCTTGGAAACTCAGGCTGCAGTTAATGCGATCATTGGCAGTTATCAGGAAGAAAACCTGACTTATTCCCGCGCTGAACTTACAAGCGTTAGAGAATTTCTGGAAAAGCAACTCGACAAAACCTCAAAGAGACTTTCTGTTTCAGAGGAAGACTTGCGGAATTATAAAATTCTGCATAAAACTTTTGCACTTTCCGAAGAAACTAAGGAAATGATTACAAATATGGGAGAATTTGAGGGACAGTTACAAGCTGCAAAAACCGAGTTTCAAGTTGCAAAAAATAGATTAGACTTTCAAAAATCAAATCTCGCCAAAATAGATTCAACCTTAGGTGGAGAACTTCTTTCCATCTCCTCCCCGTTACTTGAGCAGCTCAGAACCAAATTGATCGAAAACGAAAGCAAACTTTCTGTATTTCTGACCAAAGAAGGCTATACTTCATCCCATCCTAAGCTAAAATTGCTCAAAACAGAGAATAATAATATTAGAAATAAGATGAAGTTTGAAATGGATCAAATCCTTAAATTAGATAAGGAAACATACAATCCTCTGGAAAGACGGGAACAATTATTAACAAGCATCGTGCTTGACAAGGTAACTTACGAAAGCACAATGGCAAAAGTGAAAGCTTTGCAATCAACTGTGGAAGAATACCAGACCCGAATGTCCGCCTTACCTGACGCAGAAATCGAACTTGCCAGACTGGAACGATCCAAAACAATCAATGAAACAATTTATAGTATGCTCATTTCGAAATATGAGGAAGCCAAAATTGCCGAAGAGGGAAAATTAAGCAATATCAGAATTATTCAAAGTGCCCTTTTACCTAAAAACCCGGTATCTCCAAAAGTGAAAATGAATATCCTCATCGGAATCATCCTTGGGCTTGGACTCGGAGCTGGCTTGGCATTTCTGCTTGAAAACCTGAACACAAAAATATCCACCCTATCCGATGTGGAAAGATTTGTAAAGCTCTCTGTGCTTGGAACTATCCCGAATATTCCTGTAGATGATGAGCAGGTGGTAAGTCTCAAAGAACGAATTGCTAAAATCACAGATGACGAAGATGAAAGGAAAAGATTAACCAAAAAAGAAAGCGAGATCGCTGCTCGCCTCATTACCCACACAAATCCGAAATCCCCAATTGCAGAATCCTACAGAACTTTTAGAACAAATCTGGTTTCCAGACCAGGTTTTGAAAGTGCAAAAACCTTCCTGATAACCAGTTCCGGTCCTAAAGAAGGAAAATCCACCTCTTCCAGCAATCTGGCAATCACTCTTGCCCAAATGAATTCCAAGACTGTTATTGTGGACTGCGATATGCGACGTCCTATGCAACATAATCTCCATTTTTTAGAAAAGGAAAATGGCCTCTCCAAATATCTTCAATCAGAAACTTGCCAACTATCGGAAATCATCAAACATACAGATGCCGAAAATCTCGACATTATTACTTCCGGTCATGTTCCTACAAATCCATCCGAATTGCTCGCCTCTCCCCGCATGGATGAATTGCTGGATGAATTAAAAAAAGAATACGATTATGTTTTACTCGACAGCCCCCCTATTATCGCTGTTACAGACGCATTGATCTTAGCAAAAAAAGTTGATGCTCTGGTTCTCGTGCTCAGAGTGGATATTACGGATAAAGACATAATCGAGCAATCAAAAAAACTTTTGGATAATGTCGGGGTAAAAGCCGCCGGAGTCCTCGTTAATGGAATTCAGGTAAAAAGTTATTATAGCGGTTATAAATATTACTATTATTACTATTATTACTATTATTATTCTGATGATGGAAAAACGAAAAAGAAAAGGCACCATAATAAAAGACAATTATTCAAAAAAATGCTCAGCAAAAATTAA
- the ispE gene encoding 4-(cytidine 5'-diphospho)-2-C-methyl-D-erythritol kinase, whose amino-acid sequence MEKRKRKGTIIKDNYSKKCSAKINLFLEVIAKRTDGFHELRSLFGELSLADDILFKLTENPQVKISCTSNHIPNGENLVLKIVRYLKKTYRIEKGLEIILKKNIPISAGLGGGSSDAAQTILACNELWKLDFSYEKMNKIALKFGSDISYFLQGGTSCVFGRGEIVKPISNRFEIKNILLVNPNIHISSRDAYSWMDIKKEKTDKFKKITQAFLDKDFNMLSENLFNSLEPGVFAHYPVIEKIKNKLIKFGATGSLMSGSGSTVFGIFDSIPKINMAKSYFNNLKYWTKISSLQT is encoded by the coding sequence ATGGAAAAACGAAAAAGAAAAGGCACCATAATAAAAGACAATTATTCAAAAAAATGCTCAGCAAAAATTAATCTTTTTCTTGAAGTAATCGCAAAACGCACGGATGGTTTTCATGAATTACGCTCCCTTTTTGGAGAACTATCTCTCGCAGATGATATTCTGTTTAAATTGACAGAAAATCCGCAAGTTAAAATTTCTTGCACTTCAAATCACATTCCGAACGGTGAAAACTTAGTATTAAAAATCGTTCGCTATTTGAAAAAAACATATCGTATTGAAAAGGGATTAGAAATAATTCTCAAAAAAAATATCCCTATTTCTGCAGGTCTCGGCGGTGGTAGTTCCGATGCAGCCCAAACAATTTTGGCTTGCAATGAATTGTGGAAGTTAGATTTTTCTTACGAGAAAATGAACAAAATCGCCCTAAAATTCGGTAGTGATATAAGTTATTTCTTGCAAGGTGGCACTTCATGTGTTTTCGGACGTGGTGAAATAGTAAAACCTATCTCAAATCGTTTTGAAATAAAAAACATCCTCCTTGTTAATCCCAACATACATATTTCAAGCCGAGACGCATATTCATGGATGGATATAAAAAAAGAAAAGACGGATAAATTCAAAAAAATTACACAGGCTTTTCTAGACAAAGATTTTAACATGCTAAGCGAAAATCTGTTCAACAGTCTGGAACCGGGTGTTTTTGCTCATTACCCCGTGATAGAAAAGATAAAAAATAAATTGATAAAATTCGGAGCTACAGGAAGTTTGATGTCCGGAAGCGGATCAACTGTTTTCGGGATTTTTGATTCTATCCCAAAAATAAATATGGCTAAAAGTTATTTTAATAATTTGAAATATTGGACAAAAATAAGCAGTTTGCAAACTTAG
- a CDS encoding ribose-phosphate pyrophosphokinase produces the protein MDSKLHIFTGNANRELAKKVAKYASIPLGCADVFKFSNDNSFVRIIDNVRGADVFVIQPTCVPVNDNLMELLIMIDALKRASARRITAVMPYFAYARSDKKDQPRIAITAKLVANLLTTAGADRVITFDLHAQQIQGFFDIPVDHLSMLPIFLNYFKLMQLENVVVVATDTGGTQRARWFAKSLKTNIAIGDKRRSGNDGKTELLNIIGEVKGKTAIIVDDIVDSAGSIVNMANALSKNGARKIFCACTHPVLSGSAVQRIENSAISECVVTDSIPLSNDAIKSTKIKQLSIGQLLSNAIIRIHNEKSLSVLFNIGNEV, from the coding sequence ATGGATTCGAAATTACACATTTTTACAGGTAACGCAAACAGAGAACTGGCAAAAAAAGTTGCTAAATATGCCAGTATCCCTCTCGGGTGTGCTGATGTTTTCAAATTCTCTAATGACAATTCCTTTGTTAGAATTATTGATAATGTGCGCGGTGCTGATGTCTTTGTAATTCAACCTACTTGTGTGCCGGTGAATGACAATCTGATGGAGCTTCTTATCATGATAGACGCTTTAAAACGTGCTTCGGCAAGAAGAATAACTGCGGTAATGCCGTATTTTGCTTATGCTCGTTCCGATAAAAAGGATCAACCCAGAATAGCGATTACGGCAAAATTAGTAGCCAATTTGCTCACTACTGCCGGTGCTGATCGAGTAATTACTTTTGATCTGCATGCTCAGCAAATACAGGGATTTTTCGATATTCCGGTTGATCACTTATCAATGCTACCAATTTTTTTAAATTATTTCAAACTTATGCAACTTGAAAATGTTGTAGTTGTAGCCACTGATACAGGTGGAACTCAGCGTGCGAGATGGTTTGCAAAATCGTTAAAAACAAATATTGCCATTGGAGATAAACGCAGAAGCGGTAACGATGGCAAAACAGAATTATTAAACATTATCGGAGAAGTTAAAGGAAAGACGGCAATTATTGTGGATGATATTGTAGATTCTGCGGGCTCAATTGTTAATATGGCAAATGCCCTTTCCAAAAATGGTGCGAGAAAAATTTTTTGTGCCTGCACTCATCCGGTGCTTAGCGGGTCTGCGGTGCAAAGAATTGAAAATTCAGCAATATCCGAATGCGTTGTAACTGACTCAATACCCTTGAGTAATGATGCTATAAAAAGTACAAAGATCAAGCAACTATCCATCGGACAACTTTTGTCTAATGCCATAATAAGAATCCATAACGAAAAATCTTTAAGCGTTTTATTTAATATAGGAAATGAGGTATAA
- a CDS encoding 50S ribosomal protein L25, which yields MKIEIEAKIREAGKKTAKNLRMLEQIPAVVYGKGIDSKSVSIDYKTFRKIYMAIQGKKSFIFLKIEGEKEAVRTLIKEMQIEPVSRKVTHIDFQIILSGQLIEIEVPIKPVGDSPGMKEGGIMEILLRELDVKCLPKDLPESIEIDISNLNLNDSVHISDILENYPNIEILHPADTSILSIQPPYVVEEEEEEEEEEEKEGEKTEVPEEKPEAEQKK from the coding sequence ATGAAAATAGAAATAGAAGCAAAAATCAGAGAAGCTGGAAAAAAAACAGCAAAAAATTTACGGATGTTGGAGCAAATACCTGCAGTTGTTTATGGAAAAGGTATTGATTCCAAATCAGTATCCATTGATTATAAAACATTCAGAAAAATATATATGGCAATACAAGGTAAAAAAAGTTTCATTTTTCTGAAAATTGAAGGTGAAAAAGAAGCGGTGCGAACATTGATTAAAGAGATGCAGATCGAACCTGTCTCTCGCAAAGTTACTCACATTGATTTTCAAATAATCCTCTCCGGTCAACTAATCGAAATTGAAGTTCCGATTAAACCGGTGGGAGATTCTCCTGGTATGAAAGAAGGTGGGATTATGGAAATTCTACTTAGAGAATTAGATGTTAAGTGTTTACCAAAAGATTTACCGGAATCCATTGAAATTGATATTTCCAATCTCAATTTAAATGATTCTGTCCACATAAGTGATATTCTGGAAAATTATCCAAATATCGAAATTTTACATCCGGCAGATACTTCAATCCTTTCAATACAACCTCCTTATGTTGTTGAGGAAGAAGAAGAGGAAGAAGAGGAAGAAGAGAAAGAGGGAGAAAAAACAGAAGTACCTGAAGAAAAACCTGAAGCAGAACAAAAAAAATAA
- the pth gene encoding aminoacyl-tRNA hydrolase, producing MVKTNFHKIVVGLGNPGAEYKNTRHNIGFIVLDKLCKKLHTRSLNTNKNSTLAKKKEWLFLFPLTYMNLSGVVLHKIVRKYNIETKNILVIVDDVNLEIGKIRIRSKGSAGGHNGLKSIIKELGSDDFKRLRIGINSEINNESQFPENLEDYVLSEFSAEDTKILEKPIEQSVELLTHFLYQNYKKMVDSFSKLNTLSS from the coding sequence ATGGTGAAAACGAACTTCCACAAAATCGTTGTTGGGCTTGGTAATCCCGGTGCGGAATACAAAAATACACGTCACAATATCGGTTTCATCGTTTTGGATAAATTATGTAAGAAATTACATACACGTTCTTTAAATACAAATAAAAACTCAACTCTTGCCAAAAAGAAGGAATGGCTTTTTCTGTTCCCTCTTACTTATATGAACCTCTCCGGTGTGGTTTTACACAAAATTGTTCGCAAATACAACATCGAAACGAAAAACATATTGGTAATAGTGGATGATGTAAATCTTGAAATCGGAAAAATTAGAATCCGTTCAAAAGGTAGTGCCGGTGGGCATAACGGACTCAAGTCAATAATCAAAGAATTGGGTTCAGACGATTTTAAGAGATTACGAATTGGAATCAATTCTGAAATTAATAATGAATCCCAGTTTCCAGAAAATCTTGAGGATTATGTTCTATCGGAATTTTCAGCAGAAGACACCAAAATTCTGGAAAAACCTATTGAGCAATCAGTTGAGTTACTTACCCATTTTTTATATCAAAATTATAAAAAGATGGTAGATAGTTTTAGCAAATTAAACACCTTATCTTCCTGA
- the rpsF gene encoding 30S ribosomal protein S6: MKRNYETLFIIGDRDDEQIEKIIKNVEEFISSAGGEIQNVDKWGKKRLSYEIEKQKIGFYTLINFEAEANKISALENFYKHNEDVIRSIVVRKSKK; this comes from the coding sequence ATGAAAAGAAACTATGAAACATTGTTCATCATTGGAGACAGAGATGATGAACAGATCGAAAAGATCATCAAAAATGTAGAAGAATTTATCTCATCAGCCGGTGGGGAAATTCAAAATGTTGACAAGTGGGGCAAAAAAAGGCTCAGCTACGAAATCGAAAAACAGAAAATCGGATTCTATACTCTCATAAACTTTGAAGCCGAAGCAAATAAAATTAGCGCTCTCGAAAATTTCTATAAACACAACGAAGATGTAATTCGCTCCATTGTTGTAAGAAAAAGCAAAAAATAA
- the ssb gene encoding single-stranded DNA-binding protein encodes MKKLNLPRINNVMVSGRLTRDVDLRYTPSGTPVADIGIANDRSYKDSDGNWQNDTNFFQIVAWTKTAEYAAEQLKKGSPVIVEGRLEWSKWQDNDGNKRTTIKIVASRIQRLEREYDPQQSDYDSSQNQNQKQSKNTTNREEYTDDEIPF; translated from the coding sequence ATGAAAAAATTAAATTTACCCCGAATTAATAATGTTATGGTCTCCGGCCGATTAACGAGAGATGTGGATTTACGTTACACACCCTCAGGAACTCCTGTGGCCGATATCGGAATAGCAAATGACCGTTCTTACAAAGATTCCGATGGAAACTGGCAAAATGATACAAACTTTTTCCAAATTGTTGCATGGACGAAAACTGCAGAATATGCTGCTGAGCAACTAAAAAAAGGTTCTCCCGTTATCGTTGAAGGTAGATTGGAATGGAGCAAATGGCAAGACAATGATGGTAATAAAAGAACCACTATAAAAATTGTTGCGTCTCGAATCCAACGTCTGGAACGAGAGTATGATCCCCAGCAAAGTGACTACGACTCTTCCCAAAACCAAAATCAAAAACAATCAAAAAACACAACAAATCGGGAGGAATATACAGACGATGAAATTCCGTTCTAA
- the rpsR gene encoding 30S ribosomal protein S18: MKFRSKYKKRRAPQFCKLCKADDLIIDYKDTALLKQYTLGSGKIVPSKITGICNKHQRQLAREIKKARQMALLPTVGS, from the coding sequence ATGAAATTCCGTTCTAAATATAAAAAAAGACGAGCTCCCCAATTTTGCAAACTATGTAAAGCGGATGACCTGATTATTGATTATAAAGACACAGCTCTGCTAAAACAATACACACTTGGTTCCGGGAAAATCGTTCCGAGTAAGATAACCGGAATATGCAATAAACACCAAAGACAATTAGCTCGTGAAATAAAAAAAGCCAGACAAATGGCTCTTTTACCAACAGTTGGCTCCTGA
- a CDS encoding DUF2232 domain-containing protein, with protein sequence MIIKLILISIVSLISPTIALLIAIPFFGKISAENPLVISTNNDPSSLISLFKPLIIFSALQIFLLILNVTTTIQCLEIIVSVGLSATIFAYSLQRFKSYELAILTGIIPAFIYIFLKNLFFFEQIKEAITEANSIALGQMQNAFSPEMLEKLQISLQSFSELMIKGNPSIWLFSILLGVFIGALIFSKKSESIQWDFKHVKFPDQLQFVVIIALLLVVFSFRTIGINLLIFSGFFYLIQGYSVLYFYIQQTLRNNKFIGITLLIIPILNYYLLIALAFTGILDSWVHLRKFSHIKGDKK encoded by the coding sequence ATGATAATCAAATTAATACTTATTTCAATTGTCTCTCTGATTTCACCGACAATAGCTTTGCTCATTGCAATACCTTTTTTCGGGAAAATTAGTGCTGAAAACCCCTTGGTTATCAGCACTAATAATGATCCTTCTTCACTCATTTCTCTATTTAAACCCCTTATTATTTTTTCAGCTCTTCAAATCTTCTTGCTAATTCTTAATGTTACAACCACCATTCAATGCCTGGAAATTATTGTTAGTGTTGGTTTGTCTGCTACAATTTTTGCTTATTCTTTGCAAAGATTTAAAAGCTACGAACTTGCCATTTTAACCGGAATTATACCTGCTTTTATTTATATTTTTCTAAAAAATCTATTTTTCTTTGAGCAAATAAAAGAGGCTATTACAGAAGCAAACTCCATAGCTCTCGGGCAGATGCAAAATGCGTTTTCACCTGAGATGCTTGAGAAACTGCAAATATCTCTGCAATCATTTTCAGAATTAATGATCAAGGGAAATCCCTCAATTTGGTTATTCAGTATTTTATTGGGTGTTTTTATCGGTGCTCTAATATTTTCCAAAAAATCCGAAAGTATTCAATGGGATTTTAAACATGTTAAGTTCCCGGATCAACTTCAATTTGTCGTAATAATTGCACTTCTCTTGGTTGTTTTTTCGTTCAGAACTATTGGGATTAATCTTTTGATCTTTTCAGGATTTTTCTATCTAATTCAGGGCTATTCCGTTTTATATTTCTATATTCAGCAAACATTACGAAACAATAAATTTATTGGGATTACATTACTGATTATTCCAATATTAAACTACTATTTATTGATAGCACTCGCATTCACA